A segment of the Daphnia pulex isolate KAP4 chromosome 10, ASM2113471v1 genome:
TGGCCGGCCCCGGCAACGCCGCTTTTCATCCGACGACAATCTTCCAGGGAAACAGCACTTCCGGCGGAAGGAGTCGGAATTTGGGAACGACCAGCAGCTCGGATCTTCTCCGGGCGGCCACCGACAACAGCCAACTCGAATTCCTTTTGCGGCGCACCAACTCTGAATCTGTCCTACCGTCCAGGTGAGATATTAAAAATTCttccaatttaatttttatactcCGGCCGTCATCATTACGGAGGAGAAAGTCTccaattaaacatttttagaaaaagaatagagaaatTTAACGAGTCGGAGTATCGTGCGTGAATAACCggtttgggttttctttttctgattatGATGACTATAATACGGtatctaataataatgtttcttttttgatgttgttgttgttgttgttgcaggtCGGGAGAAATAGCCGGATCGGCGGCCCTTGAGATATTCATGCGGCAACAGCTGATGCTTCAGCATTTATTCGCGCAGCCGTCGCAGCAGGATGGAAGCGATCCAGGCAGTGGTTCCAGTAGTTCGTCTTCGTCATCCTACCTGTCATCGGCACCCAATTGGCTCCTAGGCATTTACGGCTACGGATACACGCAGCTCCTTCAAGCAtctcagcagcaacagatTGCCACCGATCCGGCAACCGGTTCCGGACAGGTATGTTATaaactcgttttcttttctttcttttttattttggaagaTGGAGGGGCAGCAGAGATTTATGAGTTGTAACTTACCGAGTCTTCTCCTAAAAAATGGCGCAGATTTCGGGTGGGCCAAGCTCACCGGCTGTTGGCGCAGTATCCATCAGCGGATCGGATGGTGAAGgtgaaatggaagaggaggatATGGAGGCTGGCGAGTTCTCTCACGGTAAGAAGCGATCACCGCGAGCTCTGACGGGTAAACACGTCAAACTGGGCACGGGGGCCAGCCCGGTTGTCTTGAGCAAGTTGAGACTCAAAGTCCAGGAGAGCCAGCGAATGAAACTCGTCAAAAAATCCATGCCGTCGGGCTCCGCCTTTgcatccgccgccgccgccaagaAGAATGGATCAAAACTTAAGAGTCGAGCCAAGTGAAAAGCTTTTCACATCAAATGTTCACACAAGAGTTTGggacggaaaaaaattaatgaccTGTCGGAAATCCAGGGtgacacaaaaacaaaacaacaatggtgtttgttcttttgttttattgtttttttgaaatatttatcgaattgaattttattgaatCGAATTCCAAGTATGGCGAGAGGTTTCGCCATTTCTCGAGTCTTCCGGATCAAAGTGGCCAATTTCATAGTTTTTCattatcaaacaattttttttattttaattatccGGAATTTATGGCTTTCCCCaaattcgaatttcttttttttttccttaaagaaaaactaataTTCGTACCCTTAATGAAGAAACCCAGTCAttccacaaaaataaaataacatgtttttgaaaaaaatcaaccaatcaaaaaattcctctttttaaaaaatatttgattttttttttcaaatcgatgattttgaaaacggaCGATCCAGTGACgatagaaattgaattaaaaaaaaaagcttcacagccttttatttttccttcaaaatataaaaagaaaaattgcctCAGGATGTCTAAAGTTTGTAGAGCCCGCCGATCTCATTGTCTCCACCGTTGAATCATTCGATTCCCAAATTATGATTCGGCGATTATCTCTTGcgtataatatttttttaatgattatgtgtattttttttctccttccttattttctcccatttcttttatCTGCAAAATTCGCATCGAAAAAGTGCGACATCCGGCACTTGCGGaccaaatgaattaaaacataagaaaaaagtaatgaaaaaaataataataataattccaaatGTGCGTTCCCATCAAAcatcattgtgtgtgtgtgtgtttctgtataaaaaaaaattactactgCGCCtcatgttatttttattttctacataTGATATCACGCTGGCGTTGCTAAATAACTGTGTGTGTTCAACCATCAATAAGCGATTGGGAAAAATGTCTGTACAGATTTCTGCGCCATGAATACATTTCCAACTTGTTCcttttcacaaaaaagaaataaaataaatgcgCGCACTGAATTGATGATGGCGCGGACTTTAGTCTGGTCTTTCCCGTCGTGCGACGATCGCACGGGTTCATTGTGACGGCGGGAGCAATCAACTTTTGTTTattcggggaaaaaaaaaggacgggaaatgtgtacacacacaaaaaaatcggGAGACTGGAACAAAGTTACGTTATGTAagtattacttttttttttcttcggttgtATAACATTGGGattgtgatttttctttccactctcttgtttgtttgttttattgaacCCAGACTGACGCAACATGTTCCGGATCATTGTATTTAAAGTtgcattcttttttattttgttattattatttttttttgggtgtatCTTTTGCATCGGCTCGATTCACACAGCTGATTTCCGGTTTTCCCCTAGGGCttacgacatttttttttctttatcttttatatatatatatttatatatatataaaactaTGTACGATCTCTGGAATGTTTTCTTCACCAATGCCTCGAACCGGTCTGTGGCGCGGAAAAGTGCAAACTCATTTGAATAAGAAGCCGGTTGGATCCAGTtcgactgagagagagagaacagcaGAATGACTGAACGAGACAACAGACCATGTCCGAGTCTcgcaagtttttttatttaattttctgtgTCTGGCGGAGCGTGATAAAAAAGCAGACTgtgaaggagaaagaaaaaaaaactgtgtcGTTTGATTTcaacatgttttttctttcgattcagacaaataaaaatccacCAAATTGACACATCCTGCGACACAACACCTGAATTGGTTACATGTCGTTGCCAGGTGAACGAAGGTCCTGTTGGCTGcgtatttcttttgaaatcccGCTAGTTCAAtatggtaatttaaacgaCACAATTTACGCCTCATAGACTactgatatttatttattcttttttttttttttactgcgtcctttttattttttttccagcggGAGTTTCAACGCACTAGAACCACCTACCGGTACATCGTGAAAACTACGGATATTCTTTTCTACAAAAGTCAACGAAAATGGTAATGATATAACTTATCAGTTGGAAATGATTTCCGTCGTCAAATAATCGCAATCAATTTTCGCGGTATTTTGTTTGGTAAAGCTGAATTGAGAAACGTTTAATCTTTTCATGGTATCATGCCAAGGCTAGCTTTatcgaatgaaataaatatgtaTGTAGTTGGGGTATGTGACTGCGAAATGTCACGAATCGTTCGTAAGTTTTCGTAACGTGTTGTGTGAATTTTTTCCCAGAATTCACCCAATAATTTACGATAAACATAATAATTTAAACGGGATATTTTCTGTGTGCGCAGTTGCGCacggttaaaaaaatttaaactaaagAAGCGTGTCGTGCgcaaaacagaaatatttttaataacttTCTCATCGAAAGTCATCAAAACGCCTcaacattttataaattttcccATCCAGTCCGAAgtaatcaaattgttttttttttctttattcttacGCAACTTCACCTGACCGCCATCTAACGATGAAAATCGCAATCAAGGATGTTTGAAGCATAGTATTGTATTCtctagatttaaaaaatgtaattcagtTTACTTTAATGGACATTTTTCGACCATTAGTCGCTGCAATAATAATCCCtacttaattttcaaaaaagattgtTTCTTCTGCTGGCACATAAACTGAAATAACCAGCAAAACGTGGTTGGCCACAATAAAATCCTCATACCTCAAGAAATGAAAGTTATTGAAAGTTGGTCAGGCTGCGGTAGCAGTTGTAAATACAATGGTCACCGATCAATCAGTAAAATGTGTGGACTCGATAGGATTATGCGGTTTGTAATTAGCGGTCGATCTATCTTAAAATTTTCATATATCATCCAAATTCAGTGTGACAAGAAACCCATAGATAACAACGTACGACCAAAACCATCAGATTGGACGCTATTAGCACGCTTGACAGTTCGATgacaattcaaattcagcagcaattgaatttgacaaTCATAGTATTTATTATGTTACGCGACTCGGCGAGGACGGAGAGCCCAGAGAAAGGCTTTCAACGACTTTCAACGGAGTTGTTTGGCAATTTCACCAAAGATTcacgttcaattttttaattggcgTTTCTGACGTGTGGACATGAGGACCATGCTgtccatgtttcttttttttttcttttttttttaagactacCTGTGGCCAGCTGGAGGGCTTTactcaaaattaaaaaccagaTTTTCTGTAATGTGTcataaatatttgttgaaaataaatcacatTAACTGGTGTGCCTGCTTTTGAAAATGCCGACCTATTTATTATTCCAACCAAAAAGTAGTAGACATGCCAACTTTTtggttggaataacatctataggTATTTAACTGCGTCATCCGGATAAAAATGCTgcacatatttttgtttcaaaaccGAAAACCCACATGTGAACTGCTAAAACTACTcccacttttgaaaaaagccgCCTAAttagttttctctttcagagTCACCTGGTAGAGAAATTTCCTACTACTTTATGGAATCCCTTTTcatgtgtcgtctgcttcgttGTTCATTCTGTCATTCACGATTTCACGTGGATTTCACGTGGATTTGTGCTCATACATGTGCTTTTACGTGTGTTTGAAATTCCCAATTCTTGATTTTGATAAATATTGACTAAAAAGAATGGACAAGCCAAAACGAAGATGTGTAGAGTGCAAGAAAACTAACTTTTATAATGTCAATGGACAATATGTGTGTGTCGAATGCGACACTTATGCTACTGTAAACTAAatatattttccattttccaattcataatcttaaaaaatttgttctctGATTGTTTACTTCTAGGATCAAGTTGAAATTGTTTGTGATGAATTTGAGGGACAAACTCAAGGTCGAAAATATAAAGCACTTGGCGAGAAAAAGGATAGGAAAAATTTAGAGGAAGAAGAACGGAATAGTAtgggaaaaatttataattaatatttcaaaacactattatttacattttttgtcaACTGTAGAGAGGATACAAGATTGGAATATATATGATGgattcaattttattctgGTCAAAATGACAGATGCACTGATCAAGTGTGGTGCTGATCCCATAATCAAACCCTGTGTACACAGGTTATGGGCTTCCTATCTTTCCAAAATGGAAGTTGCATATCGTGAAGCATCACCTCCTACATCACCTTTACCTGACGAATTTAGAACCAGGGAGACAGAGATGGAAGAAGTGGAGGAACAATCTTCAATAGTCCCATCTTGGTTTTCTCAAAATAATGAGCTAGATTCTCAAGTAGAAAGTGATGATCAACCCCctaaaatcaaaccaaaaagaacTACACTTTTTTCTGCCCCAAAAGTGTATGACCAATTTCCATTCagaatattatataaaaataacccACTAACTATAATTATCTTATTTAGGGCGAAAAGAAAGTACTACAAGAAGGGCCTGGGCGAAATGGATATTTTACTTGAAACCGCTGATGCCGAATTATCGTTAGCTGACAGACGCAAGAAAGGCCGAAAACTTAGGGTATGTAGTTTACTGTTAATAATCTTCTTATTGAATTGCAAGTTGATTATTCCACTGAAATTTTTCAGAGTAACTATATGAAACTGGCCCTTAGTGGAGCAGACACTGATGTTTCGATGGCGGAGTCAATTGCTTCATCAGCAGATACTCAAAGTACAGTTGAAGACGCGTAAGTTGGTATTCTGTTCATTTTTAGATGATTTTGGTTTAAAgttcttggttttctttctcattagccaaaaaagaagtcgtTTGTCTACCATGAAGTATGCCGTTCCTGAATGCTTTCCTGAAGGAGAACTAGTTTCCATacttaagagaaaaaacaaaacagaggATTATACGGCACCCAGGTCAACATGCAGCGACCCAGAATACATGACGGTGCATAAACTATTGTCATTTCTTCATGCTGCACTACTCTTGAAAGGTCAATTAATATCTTATGGCGATTTGACAAGGTATACTAGAATTTTTGCCATTAAAAGCGCCAAGACCTGCATATTTTAGAATCCTTGTTAAACTCTTCCAGGTGGGCTCGGGAAGGTTTCATCCCTCTCTACGGCGCTCATCTACTTTTACCAAAAAGTATGCCTATCAGTGGATCGGAGGCTCATACTTTGGGTGCACTCCGTACAAATCAAGCTCCCTGTTCTCGAATTTTTCGTCAAAACACTGGCCGTCTCCTTACAATGCTAAATATCGAAAAGCTACCCAAGCCACCTGCCTTTCTGTTGGCGTCTAAAATCATCTGTGATCTTCAGTTGCCAAGTGAgccaatctaaaaaaaaaaaaattgtgtaacTATTTAAACGTTGACATTTACCATAATCCTTTTTAACAGATGAACTTGAAGTGTATGTCAGAACTTTGGATAGAATTATTAATCAGGATGATAACGACGCTGAATGGAAAACCGTTTTCTTTGGTAACAGGATTCCAAGTGATGCTGCGTACGCTGGATCCCTGGTAATAGTTTTTAATTGAACATTCAAATAAACACACACTGAATTTTTGGTTATTCTTTTAAGATCCTGGTTGCCATGAAATTGGTACTTGGATTAGACGGAACgacagaatttcaaatttcagattttGCCACGAAAGTTAACAATCTGTTAAAACTAAAACCTTCGTCAAGCTTCGCTAGCAAACAGCAAggagttgaaaatgaaaataaccaAGAAACATCTCAGGGCATAAAAACTCTGTTTGTCTGGAAAGAGTGGGTTCGATTTATTGAATACCGGCGCAACGTCATCGATCGCACTCACGTTCCAACAGCGATCCGAAAAGCAATTGTGAAGAAAATGGATCCCGCTTATGTGTATCAATTTGCTCAAACTGAAGGATTTTATCATTATAACCGCCCTACAACTGAATTGTCAGAAATCGATAGGTCCATCTTagaagtttttgaaaaagcttCGAAGAGATTTCCTTCCCCTTCCGGACCTCCAAAAAGAATACCAAGATTTCGTTCCTCTCTTTTCGGCCTTCAGGGCTTGGCTGATCAACTTTTGGAATTCGACCCCTCGGAATATGGACAACTTAAGCAAGAATTTTCCACTTCGTCTTTAGTATTTGCCAGAAAACCCAAACTGTTGGCAGCTGCTCTAAAGAAGGCGAATCCACCGCATCTCTTAAATATTCACAAGGGCCCAGCATTAAAGGATAGAAAATTCGTCATGCCTTTGATCACTTCACGTTGTGGGATTTCGAAATCTTCAAGTCAAATGGATCGTTATGCCTGGAAAATAGTAACAGTAAAGTCGGAAGTACTACCTGTTTCC
Coding sequences within it:
- the LOC124205054 gene encoding uncharacterized protein LOC124205054 isoform X1, which produces MDKPKRRCVECKKTNFYNVNGQYVCVECDTYATDQVEIVCDEFEGQTQGRKYKALGEKKDRKNLEEEERNKRIQDWNIYDGFNFILVKMTDALIKCGADPIIKPCVHRLWASYLSKMEVAYREASPPTSPLPDEFRTRETEMEEVEEQSSIVPSWFSQNNELDSQVESDDQPPKIKPKRTTLFSAPKVYDQFPFRILYKNNPLTIIILFRAKRKYYKKGLGEMDILLETADAELSLADRRKKGRKLRSNYMKLALSGADTDVSMAESIASSADTQSTVEDAQKRSRLSTMKYAVPECFPEGELVSILKRKNKTEDYTAPRSTCSDPEYMTVHKLLSFLHAALLLKGQLISYGDLTRWAREGFIPLYGAHLLLPKSMPISGSEAHTLGALRTNQAPCSRIFRQNTGRLLTMLNIEKLPKPPAFLLASKIICDLQLPNELEVYVRTLDRIINQDDNDAEWKTVFFGNRIPSDAAYAGSLILVAMKLVLGLDGTTEFQISDFATKVNNLLKLKPSSSFASKQQGVENENNQETSQGIKTLFVWKEWVRFIEYRRNVIDRTHVPTAIRKAIVKKMDPAYVYQFAQTEGFYHYNRPTTELSEIDRSILEVFEKASKRFPSPSGPPKRIPRFRSSLFGLQGLADQLLEFDPSEYGQLKQEFSTSSLVFARKPKLLAAALKKANPPHLLNIHKGPALKDRKFVMPLITSRCGISKSSSQMDRYAWKIVTVKSEVLPVSNSSDDDDDELDEFYDSQSRPSLLLHDPSYGYWISALRLKLVAFVDWNLFSASLPSSFLWLLQLICESIEESPRDFYPTFNAVEAIVFLGHTDVKRNITGKKELKQRLYNALRAEF
- the LOC124205055 gene encoding uncharacterized protein LOC124205055; this encodes MMDFEKKENRVSMSECAQVTPDSPIDLSQLSSRCRSVDLTNRSVSESCLAPTAAVAAKKRRIHGFKDPLPPPAPLMADHTTTAADSLKYRSMSHADIAGYRTPWLSAEVTESSSSRIPSQTSASAAPVAELSTAAAALSAAETLKFRCMSESRLAGPGNAAFHPTTIFQGNSTSGGRSRNLGTTSSSDLLRAATDNSQLEFLLRRTNSESVLPSRSGEIAGSAALEIFMRQQLMLQHLFAQPSQQDGSDPGSGSSSSSSSSYLSSAPNWLLGIYGYGYTQLLQASQQQQIATDPATGSGQISGGPSSPAVGAVSISGSDGEGEMEEEDMEAGEFSHGKKRSPRALTGKHVKLGTGASPVVLSKLRLKVQESQRMKLVKKSMPSGSAFASAAAAKKNGSKLKSRAK
- the LOC124205054 gene encoding uncharacterized protein LOC124205054 isoform X2 translates to MDKPKRRCVECKKTNFYNVNGQYVCVECDTYATDQVEIVCDEFEGQTQGRKYKALGEKKDRKNLEEEERNKRIQDWNIYDGFNFILVKMTDALIKCGADPIIKPCVHRLWASYLSKMEVAYREASPPTSPLPDEFRTRETEMEEVEEQSSIVPSWFSQNNELDSQVESDDQPPKIKPKRTTLFSAPKVAKRKYYKKGLGEMDILLETADAELSLADRRKKGRKLRSNYMKLALSGADTDVSMAESIASSADTQSTVEDAQKRSRLSTMKYAVPECFPEGELVSILKRKNKTEDYTAPRSTCSDPEYMTVHKLLSFLHAALLLKGQLISYGDLTRWAREGFIPLYGAHLLLPKSMPISGSEAHTLGALRTNQAPCSRIFRQNTGRLLTMLNIEKLPKPPAFLLASKIICDLQLPNELEVYVRTLDRIINQDDNDAEWKTVFFGNRIPSDAAYAGSLILVAMKLVLGLDGTTEFQISDFATKVNNLLKLKPSSSFASKQQGVENENNQETSQGIKTLFVWKEWVRFIEYRRNVIDRTHVPTAIRKAIVKKMDPAYVYQFAQTEGFYHYNRPTTELSEIDRSILEVFEKASKRFPSPSGPPKRIPRFRSSLFGLQGLADQLLEFDPSEYGQLKQEFSTSSLVFARKPKLLAAALKKANPPHLLNIHKGPALKDRKFVMPLITSRCGISKSSSQMDRYAWKIVTVKSEVLPVSNSSDDDDDELDEFYDSQSRPSLLLHDPSYGYWISALRLKLVAFVDWNLFSASLPSSFLWLLQLICESIEESPRDFYPTFNAVEAIVFLGHTDVKRNITGKKELKQRLYNALRAEF